The following proteins are encoded in a genomic region of Dyadobacter sp. UC 10:
- a CDS encoding acyl carrier protein yields MSAIAERVKQIIVEKLGVEESEVTPEANFQNDLGADSLDTVELIMEFEKEFNLSIPDDQAENIGTVGQAVAYLEENVK; encoded by the coding sequence ATGTCAGCAATTGCAGAAAGAGTTAAGCAAATTATCGTCGAGAAACTCGGCGTAGAAGAGTCGGAGGTTACACCGGAAGCAAACTTCCAGAACGACTTGGGAGCAGACTCTCTAGACACCGTTGAATTGATTATGGAATTTGAAAAAGAATTCAATCTATCTATTCCTGACGATCAGGCAGAGAACATTGGTACGGTTGGCCAAGCTGTTGCATACCTGGAAGAGAACGTGAAGTAA
- the kdsA gene encoding 3-deoxy-8-phosphooctulonate synthase, with protein MISIPKLQNTDSSQFFLMAGPCAIEGRDMALRIAEKIVAITDRLRIPYIFKGSYRKANRTKIDSFTGIGDEKALNILKEVSQTFGIPTVTDIHESHEAAMAAEYVDVLQIPAFLCRQTELLAAAAKTGKAVNVKKGQFLSGASMKFAADKVYEVNPQCQVILTDRGNSFGYGDLVVDYRNLPEMAAFNVPVVMDCTHSLQQPNQSSGVTGGKPKLIETIAKAAIAVGADGLFIETHFNPSEAKSDGANMLPLDQLEGLLERLVRVREAIL; from the coding sequence ATGATTTCGATACCAAAATTACAAAATACGGATTCTTCTCAGTTCTTCCTGATGGCAGGTCCCTGCGCGATTGAAGGCCGGGATATGGCGCTAAGGATAGCGGAGAAAATCGTCGCTATTACTGACCGGCTCCGGATTCCTTATATTTTTAAAGGTTCTTACCGGAAGGCCAATCGTACCAAAATAGATTCATTTACAGGGATCGGCGATGAAAAGGCTTTGAATATCCTCAAAGAGGTCTCGCAAACCTTTGGTATACCTACGGTAACCGACATTCATGAATCACACGAAGCGGCGATGGCGGCCGAGTATGTGGATGTTTTGCAGATCCCCGCTTTCCTGTGCAGGCAGACTGAATTGCTGGCAGCCGCCGCAAAAACCGGCAAAGCTGTGAACGTCAAAAAGGGCCAGTTTTTATCGGGCGCTTCCATGAAATTCGCTGCGGACAAAGTCTACGAGGTCAATCCTCAATGCCAGGTTATTCTAACCGATCGTGGCAATAGTTTCGGCTATGGCGATTTGGTGGTCGACTACCGTAATCTGCCTGAAATGGCTGCATTTAATGTGCCCGTAGTGATGGATTGCACGCACTCGCTTCAACAGCCCAACCAAAGCTCAGGAGTTACCGGAGGCAAGCCGAAACTGATCGAAACCATCGCGAAAGCAGCGATCGCAGTTGGTGCGGACGGGCTTTTTATTGAAACGCATTTCAACCCTTCCGAAGCCAAATCCGACGGTGCGAATATGCTCCCGCTGGATCAGCTGGAAGGTTTGCTGGAAAGGCTTGTTCGGGTTAGAGAGGCTATCCTATGA
- a CDS encoding phosphatase PAP2 family protein — MILKIARHQLFALLICCNLLPQSVYAQRDSTLWKVRAGDVIPPVSLAVAGLVVQGKISRSLQREVRSQYPSFHTNADDFLPYAPGVVSLTLASAGVKGKHSLGDQVILALLSNIGAQVVTQGIKRISKYPRPNGEDNHSFPSGHTTTAFANAEILHQEYGERSVFYSIGGYGTASAVGAMRILNNKHWLADVLMGAGIGIGATKVFYISYPWLKQKFPRKKKRAVPE, encoded by the coding sequence ATGATTTTAAAAATCGCCCGTCACCAGCTATTCGCATTACTGATCTGCTGCAACCTGCTCCCGCAGTCGGTCTATGCGCAGCGCGATTCGACACTTTGGAAAGTAAGGGCGGGCGACGTAATTCCACCTGTTTCGCTGGCTGTTGCCGGGTTGGTGGTACAGGGAAAAATCAGCCGCAGCCTGCAACGGGAAGTCCGGTCGCAATATCCTTCATTTCATACCAATGCGGATGATTTTCTTCCGTATGCCCCTGGCGTTGTGAGCCTTACATTGGCCTCAGCCGGAGTCAAAGGCAAACATTCGCTTGGCGACCAGGTAATCCTCGCATTACTCTCGAACATCGGCGCACAGGTGGTTACTCAGGGTATAAAACGCATTTCAAAATATCCGCGGCCCAATGGGGAAGACAACCATTCTTTTCCTTCCGGGCACACTACCACAGCTTTTGCAAATGCGGAGATATTGCACCAGGAATATGGTGAAAGAAGTGTGTTTTACAGTATCGGAGGCTATGGAACTGCCTCAGCAGTAGGCGCTATGCGGATTTTAAATAATAAACACTGGCTGGCAGACGTCTTGATGGGCGCAGGAATCGGGATCGGCGCTACCAAAGTTTTTTACATCAGCTATCCCTGGCTCAAACAGAAATTTCCCCGAAAGAAAAAAAGAGCAGTTCCGGAATAG
- a CDS encoding DNA-3-methyladenine glycosylase I → MSYCDYINNNSSEATDFLLNKEYHDNHYGYPIDDDDELFGRLLLEINQAGLSWTLMLRKQSFFRDAYANFSIEKVAAFDENDRERLMQDPGIVRNRLKINAAIVNAQKILELRKEYGSFKAWINANHPLTKPEWIKLFKKTFKFTGGEIVNEFLMSTGYLPGAHSPECPIYQKIERLAG, encoded by the coding sequence ATGTCCTACTGCGACTATATTAACAACAACAGTTCTGAGGCAACTGATTTTCTTTTAAATAAAGAATACCACGATAACCACTACGGCTACCCAATCGACGACGATGACGAGCTTTTCGGTCGGCTTTTGCTGGAAATAAACCAGGCCGGACTGAGCTGGACTTTAATGTTGCGGAAACAATCGTTTTTCCGCGATGCTTATGCCAATTTTTCCATTGAAAAAGTAGCAGCTTTTGACGAAAACGACCGGGAGCGGCTAATGCAGGATCCCGGGATTGTCAGAAACCGGCTGAAAATCAATGCAGCAATTGTGAATGCGCAGAAGATATTGGAATTGAGGAAAGAGTACGGCTCCTTCAAGGCCTGGATCAATGCCAATCACCCTTTGACAAAACCCGAGTGGATCAAGCTTTTTAAGAAAACATTCAAATTTACCGGTGGCGAGATTGTGAATGAATTTTTGATGAGTACCGGCTATTTACCTGGCGCACATTCGCCGGAATGCCCTATTTATCAGAAAATCGAGCGACTGGCAGGCTGA
- a CDS encoding glycerophosphodiester phosphodiesterase family protein gives MIVRGLVILFTILGLNALAQQVKLPQCKNKTVVIAHRGNHIAAPENTLASCRDAIECGADYVEVDLRTTKDGKLVVLHDDKVDRTTNGSGRISEMTLSEVKKLQVFNRNKKTHRIPEFREMLALCKDKINIYLDCKEANIEEAWKQIKAAEMDNQIIVYLNDERQYRQWKEAAPHIPLMTSLPKDVANTEQLLGFLKKTQVQILDNVKDHELIKVANEHGVEVWLDVQSPSEGPTSWKEALDKGVQGLQTDQPAHLLTYLKGH, from the coding sequence ATGATTGTCAGAGGATTAGTAATTCTTTTCACGATTTTGGGGTTAAATGCGCTCGCGCAGCAGGTGAAATTGCCCCAGTGTAAAAACAAAACGGTAGTGATCGCCCATCGCGGGAATCACATCGCAGCTCCGGAAAACACGCTGGCTTCCTGCCGGGATGCGATCGAATGCGGCGCGGATTACGTTGAAGTTGATCTCCGGACTACGAAAGATGGAAAGCTGGTGGTGCTCCATGATGACAAAGTCGACCGCACTACGAATGGAAGCGGCCGCATTTCTGAAATGACGCTATCGGAGGTAAAGAAATTGCAGGTTTTTAACAGAAACAAAAAAACACACCGCATTCCCGAGTTTCGTGAAATGCTTGCATTGTGTAAGGACAAGATCAATATCTACCTGGATTGCAAGGAAGCCAATATCGAGGAAGCCTGGAAGCAGATCAAAGCTGCCGAAATGGACAATCAGATCATTGTTTATCTGAACGACGAGCGGCAATACCGGCAATGGAAGGAAGCTGCGCCGCATATTCCGTTGATGACCAGCCTGCCCAAAGATGTAGCCAATACAGAGCAATTATTGGGTTTTTTGAAAAAAACGCAGGTTCAGATCCTCGACAATGTGAAAGATCACGAACTGATCAAAGTGGCCAACGAACATGGCGTGGAAGTTTGGCTGGACGTACAAAGTCCGAGCGAAGGTCCGACTTCGTGGAAAGAGGCGCTTGACAAGGGTGTTCAGGGATTACAAACCGACCAGCCGGCGCATTTGCTTACCTATTTAAAAGGGCATTAA
- a CDS encoding PfkB family carbohydrate kinase, with the protein MSLLTVGSVAFDALETPFGKTDKIIGGAATYITLSASYFTRDNNLVAVVGGDFPKEMITLLQDHGISTEGLEIVQDGKTFFWSGKYHEDMNTRDTLVTELNVMEHFDPIIPDSYQGTEFLMLGNTVPATQKLVIERMAKRPKLIMLDTMNLWMNIALDDLKAVLKLVDLITINDEEARQLSGEYSLRKAAKKIMEMGPKTLIIKKGEHGALLFQEDRIFFAPALPLEEVFDPTGAGDVFAGGFIGYLASTNDISFENMKRGVIYGSAMASFCVEKFGTERLVNLSREEINARVQEFVNLSSFEIQ; encoded by the coding sequence ATGAGCTTACTTACCGTAGGATCTGTTGCATTCGACGCGCTCGAAACGCCTTTTGGAAAAACAGATAAAATTATCGGAGGCGCCGCCACTTACATCACACTATCCGCGTCTTATTTCACAAGGGATAATAATCTGGTTGCCGTAGTAGGCGGCGATTTCCCGAAGGAAATGATCACGCTTTTGCAGGACCACGGCATTAGTACGGAAGGACTTGAAATTGTTCAGGACGGAAAAACCTTCTTCTGGTCGGGCAAGTACCACGAGGATATGAATACCCGCGATACGCTGGTTACCGAGCTGAATGTAATGGAGCATTTTGATCCGATTATACCTGATTCCTACCAGGGTACCGAGTTTCTGATGCTGGGCAATACGGTTCCGGCTACGCAGAAACTCGTGATTGAAAGAATGGCAAAGCGTCCGAAGCTGATCATGCTCGATACCATGAACCTGTGGATGAATATCGCGCTGGATGATTTGAAAGCTGTTTTAAAACTGGTCGACCTGATCACGATCAATGATGAAGAAGCGCGCCAGCTCTCAGGAGAATATTCACTGCGTAAGGCAGCGAAGAAGATCATGGAAATGGGGCCGAAAACTTTGATCATTAAAAAAGGAGAACATGGAGCGTTACTTTTCCAGGAAGACCGCATTTTCTTCGCGCCTGCATTGCCGCTGGAAGAAGTTTTTGACCCGACCGGTGCAGGTGACGTTTTTGCAGGCGGATTTATCGGCTACCTCGCCAGTACCAATGATATTTCATTCGAAAATATGAAGCGAGGCGTTATTTACGGTTCTGCAATGGCTTCTTTCTGTGTTGAAAAATTTGGTACGGAGCGTTTGGTCAATCTTTCGCGTGAGGAAATCAATGCGAGGGTGCAGGAATTTGTGAACCTGAGCAGTTTCGAAATACAATAG
- a CDS encoding DUF5618 family protein yields the protein MESITEARRHIANAKNFLSVNAKKQDGIYLDRKYVKIAGHTAYTGVLLALDELLPGTKKKTRKGVEWYQKELSVLDKKVMSNFATAYELLHLSMGYDGSKSVRIANIGLEEAEKIIDWVETRLEKRSN from the coding sequence ATGGAATCAATTACAGAAGCAAGAAGGCACATCGCTAATGCGAAGAATTTTCTCAGCGTCAATGCTAAGAAGCAGGACGGCATTTATCTTGACAGGAAATATGTCAAGATCGCCGGACATACTGCTTACACCGGTGTTTTGCTAGCCTTGGACGAACTTTTACCAGGCACCAAAAAGAAAACTAGAAAAGGTGTCGAATGGTATCAGAAAGAGCTGAGCGTTCTAGATAAGAAAGTGATGTCTAATTTTGCAACCGCCTATGAGCTATTACATTTATCAATGGGATATGACGGTTCCAAAAGTGTAAGAATTGCAAACATTGGCCTCGAAGAAGCCGAAAAAATCATAGATTGGGTAGAAACGCGTCTTGAGAAAAGGAGTAATTAA
- the cysS gene encoding cysteine--tRNA ligase, with product MTEQTFQPLKIFNTLTRKKDVFVPIAPPYVGMYVCGPTVYNNVHLGNIRTFLAFDILYRYLTHIGYKVRYVRNITDVGHLVGDGDEGEDKIGKMAKLQKLEPMEIVQRYTNDFHDVTAIFNLLTPSIEPTATGHLIEQIEAVQTLIEKGAAYESNGSVYFDINKYQGAGNEYGKLSGRIIEDLLNETRELDGQAEKRNPLDFALWKKASPEHIMQWDSPWGMGFPGWHLECTCMSKKYLGKQFDIHGGGMDLKFPHHECEIAQGKSLTGEEPVRYWMHTNMLTVNGQKMSKSLGNSFLPSELFSGNHELLDQAYSPMTVRFFMLQSQYRSTLDFSNDALKAAHKGYKKLANGLRNAKLLTYTEEEGVTIDEAKKTDIQKSVDGFYAAMNDDLNTAVAFANLFNLLKYINMLNMGQLKPAAIGEESFNLLKDNFIVFFEDVIGLKEELAEGNAVLDGMLNLYREFKKLQNYEKVDEIRSYFKNQGLVIRDTKVRVDWAYEE from the coding sequence ATGACCGAACAAACTTTCCAGCCCCTTAAGATATTCAATACACTTACCCGCAAGAAAGATGTATTTGTACCAATTGCCCCTCCCTATGTTGGCATGTACGTCTGCGGTCCGACGGTCTATAATAATGTGCATTTAGGAAATATCCGCACGTTTCTTGCATTCGATATTTTATACCGCTACCTCACGCACATCGGTTATAAAGTCCGCTATGTGCGGAATATCACAGATGTGGGCCATCTTGTGGGAGATGGTGATGAGGGTGAGGATAAGATCGGTAAAATGGCCAAGCTGCAAAAGCTTGAACCGATGGAAATTGTGCAGCGGTATACCAATGATTTCCATGATGTTACCGCCATATTTAACCTGCTAACTCCCAGCATTGAACCTACTGCAACCGGCCATTTGATCGAGCAGATAGAGGCCGTGCAGACGCTGATAGAAAAAGGGGCCGCCTACGAATCAAACGGTTCTGTTTATTTCGACATTAATAAATACCAGGGTGCTGGAAATGAATATGGAAAGCTCTCCGGCCGCATTATTGAAGATCTTTTAAATGAAACCCGCGAACTCGACGGACAGGCAGAGAAACGCAACCCGCTCGATTTTGCATTGTGGAAAAAAGCCAGTCCGGAACATATTATGCAGTGGGATTCTCCCTGGGGAATGGGCTTCCCCGGCTGGCATTTGGAATGTACCTGCATGAGTAAGAAGTACTTAGGCAAGCAGTTTGATATTCACGGCGGTGGTATGGACCTGAAATTTCCGCATCACGAATGCGAGATCGCGCAGGGAAAATCGCTCACCGGTGAAGAACCAGTCCGCTACTGGATGCATACCAATATGCTCACTGTGAACGGACAAAAAATGTCCAAGTCGCTCGGTAACTCATTTTTGCCTTCCGAACTTTTTTCCGGAAACCATGAATTGCTCGACCAGGCTTACAGCCCGATGACCGTGCGGTTTTTTATGCTGCAAAGTCAATACCGCAGTACGCTGGATTTTTCAAATGATGCATTGAAAGCCGCGCATAAAGGCTATAAAAAGCTGGCTAACGGATTAAGGAATGCAAAACTGCTAACTTATACTGAGGAAGAAGGGGTTACTATTGACGAAGCGAAAAAGACAGATATTCAGAAATCGGTCGACGGTTTTTATGCCGCGATGAACGACGACCTGAATACCGCAGTCGCGTTCGCTAATCTTTTTAATTTGCTCAAATACATCAATATGCTCAATATGGGGCAATTGAAACCGGCAGCGATCGGCGAAGAGTCCTTTAATCTCTTGAAAGATAACTTCATCGTATTCTTCGAAGACGTAATCGGTCTGAAAGAAGAACTGGCAGAAGGGAATGCCGTTCTGGATGGAATGCTGAACCTGTACCGGGAATTTAAAAAGTTGCAGAACTACGAAAAAGTAGACGAAATCCGTTCTTATTTCAAAAATCAGGGTCTGGTGATTCGGGACACGAAAGTTCGGGTCGACTGGGCTTACGAAGAATAA
- a CDS encoding DUF192 domain-containing protein: MKNRQSIIAYILLGVFLLGGAAYYIVPFLTTSKVSTINLAVPSDAPTFVKEGEVTFLKAGKAHIKIDVEIAENENERAKGLMYRSSIPDSVGMLFIFDHPEPQSFWMHNTSIPLDIIYVDEHKKIISIAANTEPYSDEAVPSLGDAQYVVEVNAGFSERNNIKTGDAISF; the protein is encoded by the coding sequence ATGAAAAACCGGCAATCGATCATCGCTTATATCCTGTTAGGCGTTTTTTTACTCGGCGGAGCTGCCTATTATATCGTCCCGTTTCTCACTACAAGCAAGGTTAGTACGATTAATCTTGCAGTACCTTCCGACGCGCCTACTTTTGTAAAAGAAGGAGAAGTTACCTTTTTGAAAGCCGGTAAAGCGCATATAAAAATCGATGTCGAAATTGCGGAAAACGAGAATGAGCGGGCGAAAGGATTAATGTACAGGTCTTCTATTCCAGATTCGGTGGGCATGCTTTTTATTTTTGATCACCCTGAGCCGCAAAGTTTCTGGATGCATAACACCAGCATTCCGCTCGACATTATTTATGTCGACGAGCATAAAAAAATCATTTCCATTGCGGCCAATACTGAACCCTATTCCGATGAAGCGGTTCCTTCACTAGGGGATGCGCAGTATGTGGTAGAAGTTAATGCCGGATTCAGTGAACGTAACAATATTAAAACAGGAGATGCCATTTCTTTCTAA
- a CDS encoding M28 family peptidase: MPFLSKGPFFKRFIYIVSFTILIYGCKSNTSSEQTSEQAPKLVTSPAFNPDSAYAFVQKQVDFGARVPNSRPHQLCGDYLAATLKKYGLQVTEQTFTPTTFDGTKLNARNIIGSFNPAASKRILLAAHWDSRPFSDQDSVVKNKPVLAANDGASGVGVLLEVARVLSSQASKPDIGVDIIFFDAEDWGSTDEPTKLEYSGFCLGSRYWSANKHVPNYTAYFGILLDMVGAKGATFLKEGHSMQVAEDVVRQVWTTASRIGYNNYFIDERGTAITDDHWPVNKVAGIPMIDIIHTKQNSLTLTFFPQWHTSHDTMENIDPNTLKAVGQTLMQVLYQEAAGQAL, from the coding sequence ATGCCATTTCTTTCTAAGGGACCATTTTTCAAGAGATTCATTTACATTGTTTCTTTTACAATACTCATTTACGGATGCAAGAGCAATACCAGCTCCGAGCAAACCAGCGAACAGGCTCCCAAACTCGTCACCAGTCCTGCATTCAATCCGGATTCTGCTTATGCATTTGTTCAGAAACAAGTGGATTTCGGCGCCCGTGTCCCAAATTCCAGGCCACACCAGCTTTGCGGCGATTACCTGGCAGCAACTTTGAAGAAATACGGTTTGCAGGTAACCGAGCAAACTTTTACCCCAACTACATTCGACGGAACGAAACTGAATGCCCGGAATATCATCGGCAGTTTTAATCCAGCTGCTTCAAAACGCATTCTATTGGCTGCACACTGGGATTCCCGCCCTTTTTCCGATCAGGATTCTGTTGTGAAAAATAAACCTGTACTGGCGGCTAATGACGGCGCGAGCGGCGTAGGTGTATTGCTGGAAGTAGCGCGGGTATTATCGTCGCAAGCTTCCAAACCGGATATTGGAGTAGACATTATTTTCTTTGATGCCGAAGACTGGGGTAGCACGGATGAACCTACTAAACTGGAATACAGCGGATTTTGCCTCGGTTCACGGTATTGGTCGGCGAATAAGCATGTACCCAATTACACTGCCTATTTCGGCATTTTATTGGATATGGTCGGTGCAAAAGGCGCCACTTTCCTGAAAGAAGGGCATTCCATGCAGGTTGCAGAAGATGTGGTGAGGCAGGTATGGACCACCGCCAGCCGCATTGGATACAACAACTATTTTATAGACGAACGCGGCACTGCGATCACCGATGATCACTGGCCAGTGAACAAAGTGGCCGGCATTCCAATGATCGATATCATCCACACCAAACAAAACAGCCTCACACTCACGTTTTTCCCACAGTGGCATACCAGCCACGATACGATGGAAAACATTGATCCGAATACATTAAAAGCAGTCGGCCAGACATTGATGCAGGTACTGTATCAGGAAGCAGCGGGGCAGGCGTTGTAA
- the pbpC gene encoding penicillin-binding protein 1C has protein sequence MKRVPFRKSLAAILVTILLFLVLDFAFPFSPKIHYATQITDHRGAVIHAFLSKDDKWRLQTALPEITPLLSKTLLYKEDQYFYYHPGINPFAVARAAFRNIFTGKRTSGASTITMQVVRLTQPRKRTYLNKLIEMARALQLEMHFSKTEILQMYVNLIPYGGNIEGIKSAALLYFGKPPQLLSLAEITALTIIPNRPSSLRPGTRNEALKQARNKWLTRFQEEGLFEKNIIEDALNEPLQVRRLQAPRHAPHLSLRLKQQFPDQPIISTTIKIHAQKQIEAQVLNFINRRKMMNIHNAAVLVVNNETMEVEAYVGSADFDNPYDGGQVDGVRAVRSPGSTLKPLLYATAFDKGTITPKTVLNDVPGNFSGYEPENFDRRFNGPVTTTFALANSLNIPAVRILKDISTPFFINKMKKAGFKTVDKQAKDLGLSMILGGCGVTLEELTRLFAAFANNGKLNALKYTKSKSAPNGEEIVSEEAAYLVTDILTQITRPDLPTNFDNTYHLPKIAWKTGTSYGKRDAWSIGYNKRYTIGVWVGNFSGEGVPELSGANTATPLLFSIFNSLDYNSPKGWYKSPADISVRQVCPATGDIPSEFCPHAIPDQFIVGVSNYKKCQHLRWVFTDPAGKISYCTYCLPETGFEKKAYPNLAPELIAFHEQQKLPYQKIPPHNPKCERVFHEGAPLIVSPNEGSEYFIQKDEPQQLQLACQAANDVEEVFWYVNDKLTKKAKPHEGIFITPPMGRVKISCSDDKGRNSDIWIVVRRM, from the coding sequence ATGAAAAGAGTACCATTCCGGAAATCGCTTGCAGCCATTTTGGTCACGATATTGCTTTTCCTGGTGCTTGATTTTGCCTTTCCTTTTTCCCCGAAAATCCACTACGCTACCCAGATCACCGATCACCGCGGAGCTGTAATTCATGCATTTTTAAGTAAAGATGATAAATGGCGGCTCCAAACCGCATTGCCCGAAATCACGCCGCTGCTCAGTAAAACCCTGCTATATAAGGAAGATCAATATTTCTATTACCACCCCGGCATTAATCCTTTCGCAGTAGCCAGGGCCGCATTTCGCAATATTTTTACCGGAAAAAGAACCTCAGGCGCTTCCACGATCACCATGCAGGTTGTACGCCTGACTCAGCCCCGCAAGCGCACTTATTTGAACAAGCTGATTGAAATGGCGCGCGCCTTGCAGCTGGAAATGCATTTTTCCAAAACGGAGATCCTTCAAATGTATGTAAACCTGATCCCGTACGGCGGGAATATCGAGGGGATCAAATCTGCTGCACTACTGTATTTTGGTAAACCGCCCCAGCTGCTCAGTCTTGCGGAAATTACTGCATTAACCATCATCCCTAACCGACCGTCCAGCCTGCGGCCTGGCACCAGGAACGAAGCATTGAAGCAGGCAAGAAATAAGTGGCTGACGCGATTTCAGGAGGAAGGTTTATTTGAAAAAAACATTATCGAAGATGCATTAAACGAGCCTTTGCAGGTGAGAAGATTACAGGCACCCCGCCACGCGCCGCATTTGTCGCTCCGGCTGAAACAGCAGTTTCCAGACCAGCCGATCATTTCAACTACCATTAAAATCCATGCACAAAAGCAGATCGAAGCGCAGGTATTGAATTTTATCAACCGCCGGAAAATGATGAATATCCACAATGCGGCTGTGCTGGTAGTCAATAACGAGACGATGGAAGTGGAGGCTTATGTGGGTTCGGCTGATTTCGACAATCCTTACGATGGCGGGCAGGTAGATGGGGTCAGGGCGGTTCGGTCGCCGGGGAGTACATTGAAGCCGCTTTTGTATGCGACGGCATTTGACAAAGGTACGATTACGCCCAAAACGGTATTGAATGATGTTCCGGGAAATTTCAGCGGCTACGAGCCGGAGAACTTCGACCGGCGGTTCAATGGTCCGGTTACCACCACTTTTGCACTGGCGAATTCACTGAATATCCCGGCAGTGCGGATCCTGAAAGATATCAGTACTCCTTTTTTTATCAATAAAATGAAGAAAGCAGGATTCAAAACCGTCGACAAGCAGGCAAAAGACCTGGGGTTATCGATGATTCTGGGCGGCTGCGGGGTTACTTTGGAAGAACTGACTCGCCTGTTTGCCGCATTTGCAAATAATGGAAAGTTGAATGCATTGAAATATACAAAATCCAAGTCGGCGCCGAATGGCGAGGAAATCGTTTCGGAAGAAGCGGCTTATCTGGTCACAGATATTCTCACCCAGATCACCCGGCCGGATCTGCCGACTAACTTTGACAATACTTACCATTTACCTAAAATCGCCTGGAAGACGGGAACTTCCTATGGAAAGCGCGATGCCTGGAGTATTGGTTATAATAAAAGGTATACAATAGGAGTGTGGGTAGGAAATTTTTCAGGCGAGGGAGTTCCCGAACTCAGTGGCGCTAATACGGCGACCCCATTGCTTTTCTCCATATTCAATTCTCTTGATTACAATTCCCCCAAAGGCTGGTACAAATCGCCGGCCGACATTTCAGTCCGGCAGGTGTGTCCTGCAACCGGCGATATTCCGTCAGAGTTTTGCCCGCACGCTATTCCCGACCAGTTTATAGTGGGCGTTTCCAATTATAAAAAGTGCCAGCACTTGCGCTGGGTATTTACGGATCCTGCTGGTAAAATTTCCTATTGCACGTATTGCCTGCCTGAAACGGGTTTTGAAAAAAAAGCTTATCCAAACCTGGCTCCTGAGCTGATCGCATTCCATGAGCAGCAAAAACTTCCCTATCAGAAAATCCCGCCCCATAACCCGAAATGCGAGCGCGTTTTTCACGAGGGCGCGCCCTTAATCGTAAGTCCGAATGAGGGTAGTGAGTATTTTATTCAAAAAGACGAACCGCAGCAATTACAGCTTGCTTGTCAGGCGGCGAATGATGTGGAGGAAGTTTTTTGGTATGTGAATGATAAGCTCACTAAAAAAGCCAAACCGCACGAAGGTATTTTCATCACTCCGCCGATGGGAAGGGTCAAGATCTCGTGCAGCGACGATAAGGGGAGGAATTCGGATATTTGGATTGTGGTGAGGAGGATGTAG